The genomic segment TGAAGAATGTTATTGATATCAGAATTTTAACTGTTATGCTTCGCCTCCCCCCTCCCCACCCACCACAACACTATATGTTAGTTATGTCATGTTTACACATTCTGATTTCCCCTTTTTATGTTGTTGTTGGTGTTATCCAATTGGCACAGGAGGTGCTAACGTTGTCCTTTTTTTGTTCAGCCTTATTTAGTTAGCAGAGCCTTGGAGTGCTAGGGGAATGGACTTGATGTTTTTGTCTTCTGTCAGCGCATATGAATGATGTTCAGTGGGCAAAAAGGTCCCAATGctcttaatatattcaaatgGAAATGGCAAAATGAATCATCCTTAGAAGCAGGATTGCTTAATGATGTACCACCAGAAATTGAATTGTCTGACTACCACAGAGCACCAAGTCCTGGGAGTGAAAGCCCTTCAGGGCTTCTTAATGGTGATAGCTTAAATGTTGAACCAATTGCTGACTTGGACCTGTTCTTTGAGAGGCTTTATAATTATTATTGTGAAAAAGGGCTTTGGTGTATTATAATAAAGTGGATATTTGAGCTTCTGAGTCTTGCTTTCACCATATgcttttctggattttttttaCTGTATGTTGATTGGAATGGCCTTCGAAATGCAAAATGTGGGATGGATGCAGTGGAATCTGGAATTAAGCCATGCGATCTGGCCAAGGAAGCCCTTCATCAGCATCCCTTGACGCCTTTTACATTGGCAAAATCTATAATTGTTGGTTATTTGGGAATATTCTCTATCTACTggatcttttgtttcttgaaatTCTTTGCACAGTTGAAGGACACCCTGAAAATCCGTCATTTCTACTACAACAGGTACATAAAATTGTTTTATGTAAGAATATAATTTTTTCAATGTGAAGCAGTTTATTTTTGGGGTTACGTCTATTTTCTATTACTTAATGGTAAGAGAGCTTGTCTAGTACAATGTGGATTCTAGAAAaattcttttgcatctcttttgCAGTTTGAATGTGACGGATAATGAAATAAAAACCTTGCCATGGGCATTGCTTCTTGAAAAGGTTGTTCAGAGCCAAAGGTCACAACAGTTATGTGTAGTTAAAGACCTTTCTATACATGATGTTGTAATGCGACTGATGCGGAAGGAGAACTACTTGATTGGCATGCTTAACAAGGGTGTGCTTGCTTTTCCTATTTCTCCTTGGGTGCCTGGAGCTGGTCCAACTGTGAAATTTGGTCCAAATGGTGTGCGATATCGGTTGATTCTAACAAAAACCCTTGAGTGGACCTTAAATTGGTGTGTACTGCAAAGCATGTTTGATCGGTAAGCTCCCATtacatcttcttttttttttcccttttcccaaAAACTACTCATAAAATTTCAGAGTTCACAAGTAGGTTGAGCCTTCTGTTGAGCATGCTATTCAGTTTCCATATCTGtatttgattacatgttattAGGATCCATACTCTTGCATCTTTAGTTCAACGAATGTGCTCAAACATTGACTGCTTTCATGGTAGATGAGATCATTAGTTGATCATACATTCACCATAAATGCAAAGCAGAGTTTATAGTTGCTGCTGTAGGGAGAAAACATTCACAAAATATTATTGTTTGTAACATGTATTGCTTTTTGATACTTGTCAGCCAAGGCTGGAGCATCTGCAGAGGTTTGCAGCTTGTGTAAAGAATGGCATCCTATTAATAACTAAGGCAAAGCTCTTTAATTGGCATTTATGAACGAAGACACTGATTGCATTGGAAATTGATACCTCTTATGCTTTTCAACACTATAAATTTCATTCCTCAGTTAACTTTTTGCATCTTTAATAACTGCATTCTGAGTGGCAGCTCACATGTTTTATTTATTGGTTACGTTTCGCTTAAATGTTTCTTAATATGATGTAAGAGTAGTTTGTGGAAAGTTGCAAAAAAGTCTCTATGTTGCTGAAGTTGACTATGTTTTCTGAGCAAGAAATTGTTTCTGTGCAGAAACTTCCGCATCCGAAGGGAATTTATTTCTGACCctaaaacattaaagaaaaggCTCATGATAGTTGGTTTTGTAATGCTTCTCCTTTCTCCATTTCTTGTAATATTCATGCTGGTCTACCTCTTCCTGAGGCATGCTGAACAGTTCTATAATCATCCAAGTACAGCATCATCCCGAAGATGGTCAAATCTCTCAAAGTGGATATTTAGGGAATTCAATGAGGTATTTTTTCACATCGTTTAAACGTCTTTTTTTAACCATCTTAAGTAATAAACTGttatctttcttttatttctctgGTTGCTGTTCTACTTTAGTTTCTATACTTTGTAGTGTTGAAAGGGTTAGAGTGGATAAAGAATGGCTTTAGTTGTTTCTTTTAGGCAAAAACCTTTTGGCGTTTGTGCCAGCACTTGGGATATTTTCATACACAGAGCCTCTGGCACTTTCTTAAAAGCTACAAGCAATTGGGGATAGTCTCTTTTAGGGCATCAGCTTTTCTTTAGAGGATGTAAAGTTATGGGAAGTTGAGCTTATTTATCATAGAAAACTGTTTCTAGGGAGCATTGTACCATGAGGTGGATGCTTGATGCAGCATCAAGCTGCTGGCAGGCCAACTGGTTATTTAGAAATGCTTCTTCAGGATTAGAATGCAGAGAAACTTAGGTAGCAAAGTGGGATTGGGAGATCAGGAAAAAGGAAGAGGAAACTCTAGGAATTATTCCTAAGAACCTTTAGGCAGTGCAGCTTAGGGTAGATTGCATGACACAACGACCAAGAAGACACTGAAATATGCAAGATGTATtgtcaactcaaatctgtctcaTTCGGGAGACATACTAGTATGTATAGGCTCCTAAACCTGTTTTTTTACTTTTGGTAGAACTTACCTCTTTCCAAATAAGGTTGGcctttttaaaactaataatacCCTGATAGGATTCTTATTTCGACTCTAAATCAAGACATTAGATGTAGTAAATACAAAAGTCATATTAAATTCTGCAAAACAGCTAATTGACCTAAATGCTgtcattttaaaatttgaaagactAGAAACCATAAGGACTCTTCTACAATGTTATTAGTGAAGTACTCTTAGGGCATTCCTGCTTCCAAACGAACATTGTGTGTTCCAGTACTTGCCAAAATAATGTGCTCATGGGATATAAAAAACCTTGCCTAGCTTTTAGGCAAATTACTGTTTACTCCTCCCCACCACCCCcctttcctcaaaaaaaaaaagttacttgTCTGGACTTATGAAGCAATTGCTGTTTGAAAGTGTAGCTTTTGCCGAATATGCTATCCTTTGAGTTTTCTGTTAAGTATAAGTTCCACAGGAAAAGGTCTCTCTTTATAGATTAAGTAGTTGACAAGGTGATGAATAAGACCCGTTCactaatatttttctttttcatttgtttcttcttctttttctccttttctctcattttttctgCTGGTTGTTCTCTTCGAGTTTTATTCCCTCTCTTGCCTCACTTTACCTCCTTTCCTTGCCCTAAGCAGCATAGTGGTGAATCTTCCCTGCCCTGTTACATTAATGTGAATTTTAACTGAAAACTCTAATAAAGTACCTTTTGGGgttaaagaaaatttttgaacagTTGGTGAGTCCGCATGCTTAATCACATTGGGTAACTTCTAGTTTCTCCCCTCTCAATGCTTCATCAACAGCATCGATTAATGATGCCAAATTTTGCATAATATGCATGGGCTAATATCCCAGGTCAACTAGTGGTTAAGgcttcttggtttggcttggaTTCAAATCTTGTTCTTCTTTTACGTTTCTGTTTATCAGTTGAATGTTTCTTCGCACACCTCCACGGTACTAATTCCCTAAAATCATGTTTATGTTTAGCtaactgttttgatggatgttaaGTTGCTTTGCATTGTGGCAAAGTTCAATTGAATCAGATAAGCATTTTTTTCATCGTttttatttttgacaaaaaatagttCACATTAGAAACATAAGATATAttgcatctctctctctctctctctttatatacatatatatatatccctcCCCCTCTCTCTCTAAATTGTCACTTAATATATTTTTGGTTCTTTgtataataattttttcttgTTCCCCATGTTATTATTCCCACATCACTTTATCACAGATTTGATCTCAAGGTGTATGCAATGACTTGTATTCTTTGTTTATGGTCATGGACGCTCTGAACCACCTCTCTTAAGTCTTGCTTGTTTCTTACAAATTTTGATTTATCTCAAATATTTTTGTATAGCATATTCATGGTTATTTGGATCATGTTGTGGATTTTTTTTGACAGGTTGATCATTTCTTCAAGCACCGGATAAATACCAGTATTCTTCACGCTTCTGGATATCTAAAGCAATTTCCATCACCTATGATATCAATTGTTGCAAGGTTTATCTCACTTGTTTCTGGTGGCTTTGCTGCTATTCTCATCATCGTTGCATTTCTTGAAGAATCACTGCTGGAAGGCCATGTAAGGTCTTGCGCTTGTTGGAACAACTGTTTTACTGATACTGTTCTGTTAATGATAGTTTATTTAAATGTTGCAGATATTTGGTCGCAACTTGTTCTGGTATGCTGCAGTTTTTGGTACTATAACAGCTATTAGCCGTGCTATGGTGACAGATGAACTTCTTGTCCTCGACCCTCAGGGGATGATGTCACTTGTTGTCCAACATACACATTATATGCCTAAGCAATGGCGGGGAAAAGAGAATACTGAGGCTGTGAGGATGGAGTTTGAAACCCTGTTTCAGGTATTCTTGATTGTGCCTGTTTTACTTGATATAAGAGTCAATTTAAAACTCTCAGTCATTCTAAGAGTAGACATGTCAACTAACTCAACTTTTATGAGTTGGTTAGCGAGCTTGCTTGGTCTAGTTTCCCCTAAATGTGATGCTTTTAAGCCATTGATTATGTGCTTTTCTAGAAACACTTTTACCTGTATTAATCAGCGGTTTGATGAACAATGTAGATGTAAAGTGCTTATGTATTTCTATTAACATTTTCTAAATGGACCAATGAAATTGCTTGTGCAGTACACAGGAATGATGCTGCTAGAGGAGATGGCTTCGATCTTTCTCACACCATACTTACTTATATTTGTTGTCCCAaaggttttatttttaagttttcatAGTTATAATTTGAATTAGCCACATTGACTGCGAAATGCTATTGATGGCTAAGATTTTTTGTTGAATTCGAAAATGCTATTTTTGCAGCGGGTCGATGATGTTTTGCAGTTCATTGTAGATTTCACCATGGATGTAGAAGGTGTTGGTCATGTTTGCAGGCTAGTGTCTTAACTTTAACCATTACTTCTGATACTTTTGTTCAGTATATTAGTTTGAATATTGCTTTAGTAGCCAATTTTGCCTTTTTCTatcaaactgaaattttcaacaCTTAATTTCCTGGCAGCTTTAGTGTCTTTGATTTTCAAAGTCATGGCAACTCTAGATATGGTTCACCCTTTAATGCACCTCGCCTCCAGAGGAGTTCCcagggaaaaatggaaaaatcattCTTGAGGTAATAGAATAACCATTCTGATAATGAACTTCTATGTAATAATTGGGGTATGTTTGCCATTATCTTCTGCATAATCATCTTTTGGTTTAAAATGTTTTTATCTTGTCCATAATTATCTGTTGGGTCTAGCTGGTTTTGGTTGGGCTAACTTGTTTTTTCCATACCTGCAGCTTTCGCACTAGCTACCCTTCTTGGGAACCAAATACTGAGGGAAAGCTCTTCCTGTCCGCTCTTGAGAGATTCAGAGAGCAACAATTGCAAGCGCAGGCACTGAGACCGGCATATGTCACTTCTAGATTTCAGCAATTCAGCCCAAACTACCGAGTTTTAAGCGATAGAAATAGCTACTTGTCAAGAGAAATACCTGTCAACTATTTAGGAACTGGTTATCAGTTAAATTCAATGTTGCCAATGGATGGGGAGCAAAGGGACTACCCCTATATACTGGACTGGTTTTACACCTCACAGCCCCAGCAGTCCAATGATTTAAGAGAGGTTTCATCAAGTTCTTCAGGCATTGCTGAGGAATGCAATAACGACTTATGGACTTCGCCTCGCCTGACACAAAACGAAGTAACATACGATGAGAATTGGAGACACCTTCTCGAGGATAGAGCACGCAGTCACCTTGAAGCTTCAACATCAGCTCCTCTCTTTCAGGAAAGTGTGCTGAAACATCACGAGTTGAACAATGTTGCACACCCTACCACTAGCCACTGGTGGGCGCGAAGTCGGCCACAGGGTGCAGATCCGCAGACTAGTTTTATGGAGCCCCCAAATTTCAACC from the Coffea arabica cultivar ET-39 chromosome 11e, Coffea Arabica ET-39 HiFi, whole genome shotgun sequence genome contains:
- the LOC113719480 gene encoding autophagy-related protein 9 isoform X2 — protein: MMFSGQKGPNALNIFKWKWQNESSLEAGLLNDVPPEIELSDYHRAPSPGSESPSGLLNGDSLNVEPIADLDLFFERLYNYYCEKGLWCIIIKWIFELLSLAFTICFSGFFLLYVDWNGLRNAKCGMDAVESGIKPCDLAKEALHQHPLTPFTLAKSIIVGYLGIFSIYWIFCFLKFFAQLKDTLKIRHFYYNSLNVTDNEIKTLPWALLLEKVVQSQRSQQLCVVKDLSIHDVVMRLMRKENYLIGMLNKGVLAFPISPWVPGAGPTVKFGPNGVRYRLILTKTLEWTLNWCVLQSMFDRNFRIRREFISDPKTLKKRLMIVGFVMLLLSPFLVIFMLVYLFLRHAEQFYNHPSTASSRRWSNLSKWIFREFNEVDHFFKHRINTSILHASGYLKQFPSPMISIVARFISLVSGGFAAILIIVAFLEESLLEGHIFGRNLFWYAAVFGTITAISRAMVTDELLVLDPQGMMSLVVQHTHYMPKQWRGKENTEAVRMEFETLFQYTGMMLLEEMASIFLTPYLLIFVVPKRVDDVLQFIVDFTMDVEGVGHVCSFRTSYPSWEPNTEGKLFLSALERFREQQLQAQALRPAYVTSRFQQFSPNYRVLSDRNSYLSREIPVNYLGTGYQLNSMLPMDGEQRDYPYILDWFYTSQPQQSNDLREVSSSSSGIAEECNNDLWTSPRLTQNEVTYDENWRHLLEDRARSHLEASTSAPLFQESVLKHHELNNVAHPTTSHWWARSRPQGADPQTSFMEPPNFNRETSHYYDNLSDRSLEEEDHLDWRNSSRLSRTFLMDDDGGNFNLPFDDIYTRHSQSSRENLDPADIV
- the LOC113719480 gene encoding autophagy-related protein 9 isoform X1; translated protein: MMFSGQKGPNALNIFKWKWQNESSLEAGLLNDVPPEIELSDYHRAPSPGSESPSGLLNGDSLNVEPIADLDLFFERLYNYYCEKGLWCIIIKWIFELLSLAFTICFSGFFLLYVDWNGLRNAKCGMDAVESGIKPCDLAKEALHQHPLTPFTLAKSIIVGYLGIFSIYWIFCFLKFFAQLKDTLKIRHFYYNSLNVTDNEIKTLPWALLLEKVVQSQRSQQLCVVKDLSIHDVVMRLMRKENYLIGMLNKGVLAFPISPWVPGAGPTVKFGPNGVRYRLILTKTLEWTLNWCVLQSMFDRNFRIRREFISDPKTLKKRLMIVGFVMLLLSPFLVIFMLVYLFLRHAEQFYNHPSTASSRRWSNLSKWIFREFNEVDHFFKHRINTSILHASGYLKQFPSPMISIVARFISLVSGGFAAILIIVAFLEESLLEGHIFGRNLFWYAAVFGTITAISRAMVTDELLVLDPQGMMSLVVQHTHYMPKQWRGKENTEAVRMEFETLFQYTGMMLLEEMASIFLTPYLLIFVVPKRVDDVLQFIVDFTMDVEGVGHVCSFSVFDFQSHGNSRYGSPFNAPRLQRSSQGKMEKSFLSFRTSYPSWEPNTEGKLFLSALERFREQQLQAQALRPAYVTSRFQQFSPNYRVLSDRNSYLSREIPVNYLGTGYQLNSMLPMDGEQRDYPYILDWFYTSQPQQSNDLREVSSSSSGIAEECNNDLWTSPRLTQNEVTYDENWRHLLEDRARSHLEASTSAPLFQESVLKHHELNNVAHPTTSHWWARSRPQGADPQTSFMEPPNFNRETSHYYDNLSDRSLEEEDHLDWRNSSRLSRTFLMDDDGGNFNLPFDDIYTRHSQSSRENLDPADIV